The Macaca fascicularis isolate 582-1 chromosome 1, T2T-MFA8v1.1 genome includes a window with the following:
- the ZNF672 gene encoding zinc finger protein 672 → MFATSGAVAAEKPYACSECGKSFCYSSVLLRHERAHGGDGRFRCLECGERCARAADLRAHRRTHAGQTLYICSECGQSFRHSGRLDLHLGAHRQRCRTCPCRTCGRRFPHLPALLLHRRRQHLPERPRRCPLCARTFRQSALRFHQARAHPPGTTSDPAAPPHRCAQCPRAFRSGAGLRSHARIHVPRSPVRPRASDAHQCGVCGKCFGKSSTLTRHLQTHSGEKPFKCPECGKGFLESATLVRHQRTHTGEKPYACGDCGRCFSESSTLLRHRRSHQGERPHACATCGKGFGQRSDLVVHQRIHTGEKPFACPECGRRFSDRSDLTKHRRTHTGEKPYRCELCGKRFTCVSNLNVHRRNHAGHKPHKCPECSKAFSVASKLALHRKTHLGERPAECAECGKCFSHSRSLSQHQRAHTRARTAAAVAIQSAVGTALVFEGPAEQENPGFFVS, encoded by the coding sequence ATGTTTGCCACATCTGGGGCAGTGGCAGCGGAGAAGCCTTACGCGTGCAGCGAGTGTGGCAAGAGCTTCTGCTACAGCTCAGTGCTGCTGCGACATGAACGAGCTCACGGCGGTGACGGCCGCTTCCGTTGTCTAGAATGCGGTGAGCGCTGTGCACGGGCTGCCGACCTCCGAGCGCACAGGCGCACCCATGCCGGCCAGACCCTCTACATCTGCAGTGAGTGCGGACAAAGCTTTCGCCACAGCGGCCGCCTTGACCTACACTTGGGTGCACACCGGCAGCGATGCCGCACTTGCCCCTGCCGCACATGCGGCCGCCGCTTCCCGCACCTCCCGGCGCTGCTGCTACACCGGCGTCGTCAGCACCTGCCAGAGCGGCCCCGCCGCTGCCCGTTGTGCGCCCGCACCTTCCGACAGAGCGCGCTGCGCTTCCACCAGGCGCGGGCGCACCCCCCGGGGACAACCTCTGACCCTGCCGCCCCACCCCACCGCTGCGCGCAGTGCCCGCGAGCCTTCCGGAGCGGCGCCGGGCTGCGGAGTCACGCGCGCATCCACGTGCCCCGGAGCCCCGTGCGACCCCGTGCCTCCGACGCCCACCAGTGTGGCGTGTGCGGCAAGTGCTTTGGCAAGAGCTCTACGCTGACGCGACACCTGCAGACGCACTCCGGGGAGAAGCCCTTCAAGTGCCCGGAGTGCGGCAAGGGCTTCCTGGAGAGCGCCACGCTGGTGCGCCACCAGCGCACACACACGGGCGAGAAGCCCTACGCCTGTGGCGACTGCGGGCGCTGCTTCAGCGAGAGTTCCACGCTGCTGCGCCACCGGCGCAGCCATCAGGGCGAGCGGCCACACGCGTGCGCCACTTGTGGCAAGGGTTTCGGGCAGCGCTCCGACCTGGTGGTGCACCAGCGCATCCACACGGGCGAGAAGCCCTTCGCGTGCCCCGAGTGCGGCCGCCGCTTCAGCGACCGCTCGGACCTCACCAAGCACCGGCGCACGCACACCGGCGAGAAGCCCTACCGCTGCGAGCTGTGCGGCAAGCGGTTCACGTGCGTGTCCAATCTCAACGTGCATCGGCGCAACCATGCCGGCCACAAGCCACACAAATGCCCCGAGTGCAGCAAGGCCTTCAGCGTGGCTTCCAAGCTTGCACTACACCGCAAGACGCACCTGGGCGAACGGCCAGCGGAGTGCGCAGAGTGTGGCAAGTGCTTCAGCCACAGCCGCTCGCTGTCGCAGCATCAGCGGGCCCACACGCGCGCCCGCACCGCTGCCGCCGTTGCCATCCAGTCCGCAGTGGGCACTGCTCTGGTCTTCGAGGGGCCGGCTGAACAGGAAAATCCAGGGTTCTTTGTGTCCTAG